The following proteins come from a genomic window of Montipora foliosa isolate CH-2021 chromosome 2, ASM3666993v2, whole genome shotgun sequence:
- the LOC137993132 gene encoding neurogenic locus Notch protein-like codes for MCHDKSLPRNLCLLWLIVISWGVSSAVGQLCASSPCFFNGSCTETGNNNYTCQCLSGFTGLHCEFNISTCQPNPCQHYGTCTLHGNMANCTCISGWTGSYCNIDVDECLVSPCGYLGTCHNTPGGYNCTCMSGFTGKHCDKHIDECKDSPCLNQGVCEDLVDGYRCICTASFTGKNCEVPLNNCSAQPCKNGGTCHLGENGFTCSCKPGFTGLTCDINIDECSSQPCQFGGTCTDGENGFVCQCGDGFRGRICQVLFSVGFQRGSYLPAYSSSFTLSDQLSFQFRTTLPAGLLLYQGADLSKEHTDHLIIELSNGSVRLSLNTGVNTATATIGEGLNDGVWHKVNLQMSGSQARISVDEDTCVGQGCTKTVVTTSDIGSQFSGLPYLGSVPSLLPEIKQQLVTDGNFVGCIKDVFFNNLENGLQHELRRSYNISFGCMRSDVCSNHGCQNGGACVDEWSQFSCRCPSGYVGSFCEHQITATFSSDDNSGLRFTSATNVTSFSLAFSSDPSVRRGILAFTGKRPSEGHFGVALVNGRLRAAYLTSFIDTRTVVIGENLADGRWHTVRVNVASGSIVIAVDSLNRTLTPSSGSQAITDLKDTLYLGALSNDFLALGITLGSVLGTFSGCSKNLTINGQVITFETAQKSGGFPLAQPGCRKDENCRLSSCANGGTCDATWTGFECRCLSDFLGSSCKNVSETSFLTNSSHLEISFNMSYWSFGQSGSLWFRTLETEGLLMYAGRRPVGGNAEFLLLEISSGEPVFTADLGSGSNAANINKFASDGDWHHLVWTRRFQRITLILDETTTAQADLPGADSEFNIAQGPLVLIDIGGFPAGLSQPKGITDLKAFKGCIREIMFNSRRVHYLSPYSQKGLDVIKNNVTLGCYANATCSPDPCPVNSFCVPSWNGHNCTCNTGWTGYKCDIRIRDCTMNNCTNGATCVNVTHGFVCVCPQGYTGKYCETIVSYCRSAPCQNGATCHEIAGGYRCDCDVGFTSRDCESDIDECAFAPCKNNATCTDLIGNYSCQCPRGFSGKDCELDINECSSNPCLHKATCSDLIGNYSCRCALGYTGRSCEVDINECSSSPCLNQGTCSDLIGNYSCQCALGYTGRSCEVDINECSSSPCLNQGTCSDLVGNYSCQCALGYTGRNCEFDINECSSNPCLNQGTCSDLIGNYSCQCTLGYTGRNCEVDINECSSNPCLNRGTCSDLVGNYSCQCALGYTGRNCEFDINECSSNPCLNQGTCSDLIGNYSCQCTLGYTGRNCEVDINECSSNPCLNQGTCSDLIGNYSCQCTLGYTGRNCEVDINECSSNPCLNQGTCSDLVGNYSCQCALGYTGRNCEVDINECSSNPCLNQGTCSDLVGNYSCQCALGYTGRNCEFDINECSSNPCLNQGTCSDLIGNYSCQCTLGYTGRNCEVDINECSSNPCSNQGTCSDLVGNYSCQCALGYTGRSCEVDINECSSSPCLNQGTCSDLIGNYSCQCTLGYTGRNCEVDINECSSNPCLNQGTCSDLVGNYSCLCALGYTGRSCEVDINECSSNPCLNQGTCSDLVGNYSCQCALGYTGRNCEFDINECSSNPCLNQGTCSDLIGNYSCQCTLGYTGRNCEVDINECSSNPCLNQGTCSDLIGNYSCQCTLGYTGRNCEVDVNECSSNPCLNQGTCSDLVGNYSCQCALGYTGRSCEVDINECSSSPCLNQGTCSDLVGNYSCQCALGYTGRNCEFDINECSSNPCLNQGTCSDLIGNYSCQCTFGYTGRNCEVDINECSSNPCLNQGTCSDLIGNYSCQCALGYTGRNCEVDINECSSNPCLNQGTCSDLIGNYSCQCTLGFVGRNCEVNINECAPEPCMNNATCSDLVANYSCHCLRGFTGRRCEINVDECTSVPCQNGGTCFDLIADFRCSCAAGYTGKSCGTDINECASNPCKHGATCVDAIANYTCKCAIGYVGRHCEVDVNECAPDPCRNGATCMDFIGDFFCNCEPGYTGKKCDTDVDECSPNPCFHGGTCHDKVNNYTCTCVAGYAGRQCKIDIDECSSDPCLHAGICTDEINSYRCNCEGTGFNGSLCEVDINECASTPCKHGVCNNTAGSYHCDCSETGYTGKHCDVDVNECETMATPCFNGGTCVNTDGSFNCRCAPGFVGKTCGVNFDECSSYPCIHNGQCIDGVDSFYCNCTGTGFEGFRCDINVDECARGEHTCKNGANCVDNNGGYNCMCGVGFTGVLCENNVATAYEPTAAALTDTSKRDLWLAFGLLLLVALIAALLIFLYRKKQMSKMSGKYYPSDEEVRDGVFPMTPFEKDERLI; via the exons ATGTGCCACGACAAGTCTTTACCTCGCAATTTGTGCCTTTTGTGGCTGATTGTTATTTCATGGG GTGTTTCATCTGCAGTGGGCCAACTATGTGCTTCCAGTCCTTGCTTCTTCAATGGCAGTTGCACTGAGACTGGCAACAATAACTACACCTGCCAGTGTTTGTCTGGCTTCACAG GTCTTCACTGTGAATTCAACATCTCAACTTGTCAACCAAACCCTTGTCAACACTATGGGACATGTACTCTTCACGGTAATATGGCaaactgtacatgtatctcGGGTTGGACAGGTTCTTACTGCAATATTGATGTTGACGAATGCTTGGTATCACCTTGTGGATACCTTGGCACCTGTCACAACACTCCTGGAGGCTACAACTGCACATGCATGTCTGGATTCACTGGGAAGCACTGTGATAAACACATAGACGAGTGTAAGGACAGTCCTTGCTTAAATCAAGGGGTCTGTGAGGATTTGGTGGATGGATATCGGTGCATATGCACAGCAAGCTTCACAGGAAAAAACTGTGAGGTTCCATTAAATAACTGCTCTGCGCAGCCTTGCAAGAACGGAGGAACGTGTCACCTTGGTGAAAACGGGTTTACTTGCTCGTGCAAACCGGGTTTTACTGGTTTAACTTGTGACATCAACATTGATGAGTGTTCTTCCCAGCCATGTCAATTTGGTGGAACATGCACTGATGGAGAGAATGGCTTTGTCTGTCAGTGCGGGGATGGATTTCGAGGAAGAATTTGTCAAGTGCTTTTCAGCGTCGGTTTTCAGCGAGGATCATATCTTCCTGCCTACAGTTCCAGTTTTACATTATCGGATCAGTTGTCATTCCAATTTCGAACAACACTGCCGGCAGGATTACTGCTGTACCAAGGAGCG GACCTTTCGAAGGAACACACAGACCACTTGATCATAGAGCTATCAAATGGCTCTGTTCGATTGTCGCTCAACACTGGTGTGAACACAGCAACAGCAACCATAGGTGAAGGACTGAACGACGGAGTCTGGCACAAAGTAAATTTACAAATGTCTGGTTCCCAGGCCAGAATCTCCGTCGACGAAGATACGTGCGTCGGTCAGGGGTGCACCAAGACAGTTGTGACAACAAGTGACATTGGATCGCAGTTTTCTGGGTTACCTTACCTTGGCAGTGTACCGAGTTTATTGCCGGAGATAAAACAGCAACTTGTAACCGATGGGAATTTTGTCGGGTGTATTAAG GACGTCTTTTTTAACAATTTGGAAAATGGCCTCCAGCATGAACTGAGGCGATCATACAACATCTCTTTTGGCTGTATGAGGAGTGACGTTTGCAGTAACCATGGATGCCAAAATGGTGGTGCGTGCGTAGATGAATGGAGTCAGTTTAGCTGTCGCTGTCCCTCTGGATACGTGGGCTCATTTTGCGAACATCAAATCACCGCCACATTCAGCAGTGATGATAATTCAGGGTTACGGTTCACCTCTGCTACCAACGTAACTTCGTTTTCTTTGGCGTTTTCAAGTGACCCTTCAGTGAGAAGAGGAATACTGGCTTTTACTGGCAAAAGG CCCTCTGAAGGTCATTTCGGCGTAGCTCTTGTAAATGGACGTCTACGTGCTGCCTACCTCACATCTTTCATTGACACACGCACAGTTGTGATTGGTGAAAATCTAGCGGATGGTAGATGGCACACAGTCCGAGTGAATGTCGCTTCCGGTAGCATCGTGATTGCCGTGGACTCGTTAAACAGAACACTGACTCCATCAAGTGGTTCCCAGGCCATTACGGATCTTAAAGACACTCTCTATTTGGGAGCACTCTCAAACGACTTTTTAGCTCTAGGGATTACACTGGGCAGCGTTTTGGGAACGTTTAGTGGATGCTCAAAAAATTTAACCATCAATGGACAAGTGATAACTTTTGAAACTGCTCAGAAAAGTGGAGGTTTTCCCTTAGCCCAGCCAGGCTGCAGAAAGGATGAAAACTGCAGGCTCAGTTCTTGCGCGAATGGGGGCACCTGTGATGCCACGTGGACTGGGTTTGAATGTCGGTGTTTGAGTGATTTTCTTGGGAGTAGCTGTAAAAATG TTTCAGAGACGTCCTTCTTGACGAATAGCAGTCATCTTGAAATCTCCTTTAACATGTCGTACTGGAGTTTTGGTCAGAGTGGGTCCCTCTGGTTTAGGACACTAGAAACGGAAGGGCTTCTCATGTATGCTGGAAGGAGGCCAGTAGGCGGAAACGCAGAATTCCTTCTTCTTGAAATCAGTTCTGGGGAACCAGTATTTACCGCTGATTTGGGCTCAG GATCCAATGCGGCAAATATCAATAAATTTGCATCTGATGGCGACTGGCATCACTTGGTGTGGACTCGAAGATTTCAACGCATTACATTGATCTTGGATGAGACAACCACTGCACAGGCAGACCTACCAGGAGCAGATTCCGAATTCAATATTGCACAGGGACCCTTAGTTCTTATAGATATTGGGGGCTTTCCTGCAGGCCTATCGCAACCAAAAG GAATAACGGATCTCAAAGCTTTCAAAGGCTGTATAAGGGAAATCATGTTTAACTCGCGCCGAGTCCACTATCTGTCGCCATACTCGCAAAAAGGCCTTGACGTCATCAAGAACAACGTGACGTTAGGTTGCTATGCCAACGCGACATGTTCACCAGACCCGTGCCCCGTAAACAGTTTCTGCGTACCGTCATGGAATGGCCACAACTGCACGTGTAATACGGGATGGACCGGCTATAAATGCGATATTCGAATACGAGACTGTACGATGAATAACTGCACAAACGGAGCAACATGCGTCAATGTCACACATGGATTCGTGTGTGTGTGTCCCCAGGGATACACGGGTAAATATTGCGAGACCATAGTAAGTTATTGCAGGTCAGCACCATGTCAGAACGGCGCAACTTGTCACGAAATAGCAGGAGGTTACAGATGTGACTGTGATGTGGGATTCACGAGTAGAGACTGTGAGAGTGATATCGACGAATGTGCTTTCGCACCTTGTAAGAATAATGCAACATGCACAGACCTTATTGGAAATTATTCGTGTCAGTGTCCTCGTGGATTTTCTGGTAAGGACTGCGAGTTAGATATAAATGAATGTTCTTCAAATCCCTGTTTGCACAAAGCAACATGTTCGGATCTTATTGGAAATTACAGTTGCCGATGCGCTCTGGGTTACACTGGTAGAAGCTGCGAAGTTGATATCAACGAATGCTCGTCAAGTCCATGTTTGAATCAGGGAACTTGTTCAGATCTCATCGGAAATTACAGTTGCCAATGCGCTCTGGGTTACACTGGTAGAAGCTGCGAAGTTGATATCAACGAATGCTCGTCAAGTCCATGTTTGAATCAAGGAACTTGTTCAGATCTTGTTGGTAATTACAGTTGCCAATGCGCTCTGGGTTACACTGGTAGAAACTGCGAATTTGATATTAACGAATGCTCGTCAAATCCATGTTTGAATCAGGGAACTTGTTCAGATCTCATTGGAAATTACAGTTGCCAATGCACTCTCGGTTATACCGGTAGAAACTGCGAAGTTGATATTAACGAATGCTCTTCAAATCCATGTTTGAATCGGGGAACTTGTTCAGATCTTGTTGGTAATTACAGTTGCCAATGCGCTCTGGGTTACACTGGTAGAAACTGCGAATTTGATATTAACGAATGCTCTTCAAATCCATGTTTGAATCAGGGAACTTGTTCAGATCTCATCGGAAATTACAGTTGCCAATGCACTCTCGGTTATACCGGTAGAAACTGCGAAGTTGATATTAACGAATGCTCTTCAAATCCATGTTTGAATCAGGGAACTTGTTCAGATCTCATTGGAAATTACAGTTGCCAATGCACTCTCGGTTATACCGGTAGAAACTGCGAAGTTGATATTAACGAATGCTCTTCAAATCCATGTTTGAATCAGGGAACTTGTTCAGATCTTGTTGGTAATTACAGTTGCCAATGCGCTCTGGGTTACACTGGTAGAAACTGCGAAGTTGATATTAACGAATGCTCTTCAAATCCATGTTTGAATCAGGGAACTTGTTCAGATCTTGTTGGCAATTACAGTTGCCAATGCGCTCTGGGTTACACTGGTAGAAACTGCGAATTTGATATTAACGAATGCTCTTCAAATCCATGTTTGAATCAGGGAACTTGTTCAGATCTCATTGGAAATTACAGTTGCCAATGCACTCTCGGTTATACCGGTAGAAACTGCGAAGTTGATATTAACGAATGCTCTTCAAATCCATGTTCGAATCAGGGAACTTGTTCAGATCTTGTTGGTAATTACAGTTGCCAATGCGCTCTGGGTTACACTGGTAGAAGCTGCGAAGTTGATATTAACGAATGCTCGTCAAGTCCATGTTTGAATCAAGGAACTTGTTCAGATCTCATTGGAAATTACAGTTGCCAATGCACTCTCGGCTATACCGGTAGAAACTGCGAAGTTGATATTAACGAATGCTCGTCAAATCCATGTTTGAATCAGGGAACTTGTTCAGATCTTGTTGGTAATTACAGTTGCCTATGCGCTCTGGGTTACACTGGTAGAAGCTGCGAAGTTGATATTAACGAGTGCTCTTCAAATCCATGTTTGAATCAAGGAACTTGTTCAGATCTTGTTGGTAATTACAGTTGCCAATGCGCTCTGGGTTACACTGGTAGAAACTGCGAATTTGATATTAACGAATGCTCTTCAAATCCATGTTTGAATCAGGGAACTTGTTCAGATCTTATTGGAAATTACAGTTGCCAATGCACTCTCGGTTATACCGGTAGAAACTGCGAAGTTGATATTAACGAATGCTCGTCAAATCCATGTTTGAATCAGGGAACTTGTTCAGATCTCATTGGAAATTACAGTTGCCAATGCACTCTCGGTTATACCGGTAGAAACTGTGAAGTTGACGTCAACGAGTGCTCTTCAAATCCATGTTTGAATCAGGGAACTTGTTCAGATCTCGTTGGTAATTACAGTTGCCAATGCGCTCTGGGTTACACTGGTAGAAGCTGCGAAGTTGATATTAACGAATGCTCGTCAAGTCCATGTTTGAATCAAGGAACTTGTTCAGATCTTGTTGGTAATTACAGTTGCCAATGCGCTCTGGGTTACACTGGTAGAAACTGCGAATTTGATATTAACGAATGCTCTTCAAATCCATGTTTGAATCAGGGAACTTGTTCAGATCTCATTGGAAATTACAGTTGCCAATGCACTTTCGGTTATACCGGTAGAAACTGCGAAGTTGATATTAACGAATGCTCGTCAAATCCATGTTTGAATCAGGGAACTTGTTCAGATCTCATCGGAAATTACAGTTGCCAATGCGCTCTGGGTTACACTGGTAGAAACTGCGAAGTTGATATTAATGAATGCTCTTCAAATCCATGTTTGAATCAAGGAACTTGTTCAGATCTCATCGGAAATTACAGTTGTCAATGTACTTTAGGGTTCGTTGGCAGAAATTGTGAAGTCAACATTAACGAATGTGCTCCTGAGCCGTGCATGAACAATGCTACGTGTTCAGATCTTGTAGCTAACTACAGTTGTCATTGCCTTCGTGGTTTTACAGGAAGAAGATGTGAAATCAACGTTGACGAATGTACATCGGTTCCTTGTCAGAACGGTGGAACTTGTTTCGATTTGATAGCAGACTTCCGCTGCAGTTGCGCGGCTGGTTATACGGGGAAAAGCTGTGGAACTGATATAAATGAGTGTGCGTCAAACCCGTGTAAACACGGCGCAACCTGTGTCGACGCTATTGCAAATTACACTTGTAAGTGTGCTATTGGTTACGTCGGAAGACATTGTGAAGTGGATGTGAACGAATGCGCACCAGATCCGTGCAGAAACGGAGCCACGTGCATGGACTTTATCGgagattttttttgcaattgtgaaCCAGGTTACACGGGAAAAAAATGTGACACAGATGTAGACGAGTGTAGTCCAAACCCTTGCTTTCACGGTGGGACTTGCCATGATAAGGTTAACAATTACACTTGCACCTGTGTTGCTGGTTATGCCGGGCGACAATGTAAAATCGACATAGATGAGTGCTCCTCAGATCCCTGTTTGCACGCAGGAATTTGCACGGATGAGATTAATAGCTATCGTTGCAATTGCGAGGGGACTGGTTTCAATGGTTCCCTCTGCGAAGTTGATATAAACGAGTGCGCCTCAACCCCATGCAAGCATGGTGTTTGCAACAATACCGCTGGTTCGTATCATTGTGACTGCTCAGAAACTGGATACACAGGCAAACATTGCGACGTTGATGTTAACGAATGCGAAACCATGGCAACACCTTGCTTTAATGGCGGAACTTGTGTGAACACGGACGGTTCATTCAACTGCAGGTGTGCCCCAGGCTTTGTCGGAAAAACTTGCGGCGTGAATTTTGATGAATGTTCAAGTTATCCTTGTATTCATAATGGCCAGTGCATTGATGGGGTCGATTCATTTTACTGTAACTGTACTGGAACCGGATTTGAAGGTTTCCGTTGTGATATCAACGTTGATGAGTGCGCAAGAGGTGAACACACCTGTAAAAATGGCGCGAATTGCGTGGACAATAACGGAGGATATAACTGCATGTGTGGAGTAGGTTTTACAGGTGTCCTGTGCGAGAACAACGTCGCGACCGCGTACGAACCCACTGCAGCTGCTTTAACGGACACAAGTAAAAGAGATTTGTGGTTGGCTTTTGGATTGCTGTTGCTAGTGGCGCTTATTGCAGCTTTACTGATTTTCCTCTACCGTAAGAAGCAAATGAGTAAAATGAGTGGCAAGTATTATCCGTCCGATGAAGAGGTGAGAGACGGCGTGTTTCCTATGACGCCTTTTGAGAAGGACGAGCGCCTTATCTAG